A window of the Dyadobacter pollutisoli genome harbors these coding sequences:
- the dacB gene encoding D-alanyl-D-alanine carboxypeptidase/D-alanyl-D-alanine endopeptidase, which yields MRTLLFFISVLTLSGCSVSHYLNREIKKSSVFSQQHTGVSISNLNDPKTLASYQDDKYFTPASNTKLFSFYAGLCALGDSIPGLEYLEWGELLIIRGTGDPSLLHPDLPHSKVFDFLKNRKDQIFYTPFHFENKRFGSGWAWSDYNDYYQAEISALPVYGNIARFKGEASQAYQVSPHFWKKSMVFDTTASGIEREESQNLFHHSRLAVPQGLTQDVPVHMSDLLTVQLLSDTLKKEIKLIHIPLEIDLQTVYSIPTDSLYTRMMQVSDNMLAEQLMLLYATANKLPLNTEKAIAHAIEHHMSDLPDRPVWKDGSGLSRYNLFTPRTIVALLQKIYKKVPRERLFKILPNGGKTGTLSNLFKQDTPFIFAKTGSLSNNYNLSGFLVTKKGKTLVFSFMNNNYTRPTSEIRKEVERILTGVHDKF from the coding sequence ATGCGCACGCTACTTTTCTTTATTAGTGTCCTTACATTGTCCGGCTGCTCCGTTTCGCATTATCTGAACCGGGAAATAAAAAAATCCTCTGTTTTTAGTCAGCAACATACAGGTGTTTCAATTTCAAACCTGAACGACCCTAAAACACTGGCTTCTTACCAGGACGATAAATATTTTACACCTGCTTCAAATACCAAATTATTTAGTTTTTACGCCGGGTTATGTGCCTTGGGCGACTCCATTCCAGGTCTCGAATACTTGGAATGGGGCGAGCTGCTCATTATCCGTGGCACCGGCGATCCATCATTATTACACCCTGATCTCCCACACAGCAAAGTTTTTGATTTTCTAAAAAACCGGAAAGACCAGATCTTTTACACACCCTTTCATTTTGAAAACAAGCGGTTTGGATCTGGCTGGGCTTGGAGCGATTATAATGATTACTACCAGGCTGAAATCTCTGCATTGCCTGTTTACGGCAACATTGCAAGGTTTAAAGGCGAGGCGTCCCAGGCTTATCAGGTAAGTCCGCACTTCTGGAAAAAATCAATGGTTTTTGATACAACAGCTTCGGGCATTGAAAGGGAAGAATCTCAGAACCTATTTCATCACTCCCGCCTGGCTGTCCCGCAGGGACTCACTCAGGATGTACCTGTACATATGAGCGATCTTTTAACGGTGCAGCTTTTGAGTGATACATTGAAAAAAGAGATCAAACTCATCCATATTCCACTGGAAATTGACTTACAGACCGTTTACAGCATTCCTACCGACTCGCTGTACACCAGAATGATGCAGGTTAGTGATAATATGCTGGCCGAGCAGCTCATGCTCCTTTACGCTACTGCCAACAAATTACCTTTGAATACTGAAAAAGCCATTGCACACGCCATTGAGCATCATATGAGTGATCTGCCCGACCGGCCAGTTTGGAAAGACGGATCAGGATTGAGCCGCTATAATCTCTTCACCCCCAGAACCATTGTAGCTTTGTTACAGAAGATTTACAAGAAAGTCCCGCGCGAAAGGCTATTCAAAATACTGCCTAACGGAGGGAAAACCGGAACGCTCAGCAACCTGTTCAAGCAAGACACCCCTTTTATTTTTGCCAAAACAGGAAGCCTGAGTAATAACTATAACCTGAGTGGATTTTTAGTAACAAAGAAGGGCAAAACATTGGTATTCAGCTTTATGAATAACAACTATACACGCCCAACCAGTGAAATTCGCAAGGAGGTTGAAAGGATTTTGACCGGTGTACACGACAAATTTTAA
- a CDS encoding RecQ family ATP-dependent DNA helicase, translated as MIDLHAVLRRYWGYDTFRPFQEDAIKTVLNGIDTLVLLPTGGGKSVCFQVPVMAMEGVCIVVTPLIALMKDQVEQLKKREIPAAAIHSGMSRTEIDITLDNCIHGTTKFLYVSPERLRTDIMIARAKQMNVCLLAVDEAHCISAWGYDFRPSYLLIAEFRKLIPGVAVMALTATATEEVRADILDKLEMKNARVFKQSFARANLSYSAFAEESKERKLLQVLKNVAGSAIIYVRTRKRTKELADWLSRQGISAQSYHAGLPFRERSDRQSAWIKNHIRVVVATNAFGMGIDKPDVRAVIHFDLPDNLEAYYQEAGRAGRDEKKAYAVALFNKIDLEELSDSIERKYPSVEVLKRVYQALANYYKIAIGGGEFAAFDFDIQEFTGIFGLPVNETHYALKLLEEEGFIQLSENFADPAKIHFLVDNRQLYDFQIRYQEFDSFIKVILRMYGGEVFTEYVRISESELAQVYFAPEPEVIRKLRFLMERDILIYEPRKDKPQLSFLTPRYDATLLPLNVFEIGKKKDRDLSKARAVARYASHEHLCRTLLLLEYFNEFDAKECGVCDNCIKNRRIDNQRNETLEEALVHYIGQKGPVTPQDLSQAFESISETDFLKALQELIVEEVIRYDPVGKLFLTNKTQH; from the coding sequence ATGATTGATCTTCACGCCGTCCTGAGGCGATATTGGGGTTATGATACTTTTCGGCCTTTTCAGGAAGATGCCATCAAAACGGTACTTAATGGAATAGATACGCTGGTTTTACTTCCAACAGGTGGCGGAAAATCCGTGTGTTTTCAGGTGCCCGTTATGGCGATGGAAGGAGTTTGCATTGTGGTAACCCCCCTGATCGCCTTGATGAAAGACCAGGTGGAGCAGCTCAAAAAAAGAGAAATTCCGGCTGCCGCCATTCACTCGGGAATGAGCCGGACCGAGATAGATATTACTCTTGATAATTGTATTCACGGAACCACCAAATTCCTGTATGTGTCACCTGAACGGCTGCGGACGGACATTATGATTGCGCGCGCGAAGCAAATGAATGTGTGTTTGCTGGCGGTGGATGAGGCGCATTGTATTTCTGCCTGGGGTTACGATTTCAGACCCTCCTACCTGCTCATTGCCGAATTCAGAAAGCTGATACCGGGCGTTGCCGTGATGGCGCTCACGGCCACGGCTACCGAGGAAGTGCGGGCTGATATTTTGGATAAGCTGGAAATGAAGAACGCCAGGGTATTTAAGCAATCATTCGCCAGGGCTAACCTCTCCTACTCTGCTTTTGCCGAGGAAAGTAAGGAACGAAAGCTGCTGCAAGTCCTCAAAAATGTTGCAGGATCTGCCATTATCTACGTCAGGACGAGGAAAAGAACCAAGGAGTTGGCCGACTGGCTGAGCCGTCAGGGAATATCGGCGCAGAGCTATCACGCCGGGTTACCTTTTCGCGAACGGTCTGACAGGCAGTCGGCTTGGATCAAAAATCACATCCGAGTGGTAGTAGCCACCAATGCTTTCGGTATGGGGATTGATAAGCCTGATGTGCGTGCGGTGATCCATTTCGACCTGCCGGACAACCTGGAAGCATACTACCAGGAGGCGGGCCGTGCGGGAAGGGATGAAAAGAAGGCTTATGCCGTGGCGCTTTTCAATAAAATTGATCTGGAAGAGCTTTCTGACAGCATTGAAAGAAAATATCCTTCCGTCGAAGTCCTGAAAAGGGTGTATCAGGCTTTGGCAAATTATTACAAAATAGCGATCGGAGGCGGCGAGTTTGCGGCTTTCGATTTTGATATACAAGAATTTACAGGAATCTTCGGACTACCCGTCAATGAAACACATTACGCACTCAAATTGCTTGAAGAAGAGGGATTTATACAGCTGAGTGAAAACTTTGCCGATCCTGCTAAAATCCATTTCCTGGTGGACAACCGCCAATTGTACGACTTTCAGATACGCTACCAGGAATTCGATTCGTTTATCAAAGTGATTCTGAGGATGTATGGCGGGGAGGTTTTTACCGAGTATGTCCGCATATCAGAAAGTGAGCTGGCCCAGGTCTATTTCGCCCCGGAACCGGAAGTGATCAGAAAGCTTAGATTTCTCATGGAACGCGATATTCTGATATATGAGCCGAGAAAGGACAAGCCACAGCTCAGTTTCCTGACCCCGCGATACGATGCCACATTGTTACCGTTGAATGTATTTGAAATAGGCAAGAAAAAAGACCGGGACCTGAGTAAGGCGCGCGCTGTGGCACGATACGCATCTCACGAGCATCTGTGCAGGACGCTACTTTTATTGGAATATTTCAATGAGTTTGACGCTAAGGAGTGCGGTGTTTGTGACAACTGTATCAAGAACAGAAGAATTGACAATCAACGGAATGAGACGCTGGAAGAAGCATTGGTCCATTATATCGGGCAAAAAGGACCGGTTACCCCGCAGGATTTAAGTCAGGCATTCGAGAGCATTTCTGAAACAGATTTTTTAAAGGCATTACAGGAATTAATTGTAGAGGAAGTGATTCGCTATGATCCGGTCGGAAAGCTGTTCTTAACTAACAAAACTCAACATTGA
- a CDS encoding ArnT family glycosyltransferase, protein MLFDVAGNDKYLRFLPWIFTISFILITFLPRSLDETMFMDGVTYAAIARNMSVGIGSFWKPYFADSFWLPYDNGTFFSGHPPLQFGIQSILFRIMGDTIAVENIYDLLILVCHIVLIAKIWQKLFDGQHVLQRYAWLPVLCWYGMVTVWYSIPNNFLDSTMGVFCLLSCYFQLIFLKKSIISKKHYIWPLLAGFGIFLAFLTKGPVGLYPLAFTMLYSFLDEDISFQKALKSTGVMLGTAIVAGGLILTYQPAFEFLNTYFQGQVVQALLQKREKTGVGWQAHFLLIPDLLSNIYPHLLALIGLNILAFLLKLKRSISPIVLNVSQFAFLVAFSGIAPMLVSVKQYPHYLLPALPFVALFFATLFVEKTDALAKLAPKLSVLFFAVAIVGCWGITLKKVTSIQPDVMAENAKDVKKYAARASTIGVCHDLYQNADIHSYFQRYHLLSLTDIAIGPDTSRYILANADCLPQFDAKKDSIITLHGNFYLVIRNAQTARY, encoded by the coding sequence ATGTTATTTGATGTTGCCGGAAATGATAAATATCTACGATTTCTTCCCTGGATATTTACCATAAGCTTTATCCTCATCACATTTCTTCCCCGGTCTCTGGACGAAACCATGTTTATGGATGGAGTGACGTATGCTGCGATCGCCAGAAATATGTCCGTAGGCATCGGATCATTCTGGAAGCCCTATTTTGCGGACTCTTTTTGGCTTCCATACGACAATGGTACCTTTTTCTCGGGTCATCCGCCACTGCAATTCGGAATACAGTCGATACTTTTCCGGATTATGGGCGATACCATTGCCGTCGAGAACATTTACGATCTGCTCATTCTAGTATGCCACATCGTTCTGATCGCGAAAATCTGGCAAAAGCTTTTCGACGGTCAGCACGTTTTGCAACGGTATGCCTGGCTGCCTGTTTTGTGCTGGTATGGTATGGTTACAGTCTGGTACAGCATTCCCAATAACTTTCTGGACAGCACAATGGGTGTTTTTTGCCTGCTGTCCTGTTACTTCCAGCTTATCTTTTTGAAGAAGAGTATCATTTCAAAAAAGCACTATATATGGCCTTTACTGGCTGGTTTCGGCATATTTCTTGCTTTTCTTACCAAAGGCCCGGTTGGACTTTATCCATTGGCCTTTACAATGCTTTATTCATTTCTAGATGAAGACATTTCTTTTCAAAAAGCCCTGAAAAGTACTGGCGTAATGTTAGGAACTGCAATAGTGGCTGGTGGTTTGATACTGACTTACCAGCCCGCATTTGAGTTTCTGAACACTTATTTTCAAGGACAGGTGGTTCAGGCATTACTACAAAAAAGAGAAAAAACAGGGGTTGGATGGCAGGCACATTTCCTCCTCATTCCCGACTTACTGAGCAACATATATCCCCATTTATTGGCGCTCATTGGATTAAATATTCTTGCATTTTTACTAAAATTAAAGCGATCGATCAGCCCGATTGTGTTGAATGTCAGTCAGTTTGCCTTCCTGGTAGCTTTTTCAGGAATAGCGCCCATGTTGGTCAGCGTCAAACAGTACCCACATTATCTTTTACCCGCATTACCATTTGTCGCGTTGTTTTTTGCCACATTGTTTGTTGAAAAAACGGATGCATTAGCGAAGCTCGCCCCAAAACTTTCAGTCTTGTTTTTTGCTGTGGCAATCGTCGGTTGCTGGGGAATTACATTGAAAAAAGTGACTTCTATTCAGCCTGATGTGATGGCAGAGAATGCAAAAGATGTAAAAAAATATGCGGCACGCGCCTCAACCATTGGCGTATGCCATGATTTATACCAGAATGCAGACATCCATTCGTATTTCCAACGGTATCACCTGCTCTCGCTCACCGACATTGCCATCGGGCCTGACACATCCAGGTACATATTGGCGAATGCTGACTGTCTGCCTCAGTTTGATGCCAAAAAAGATTCGATCATTACACTACACGGAAATTTTTATCTGGTAATCAGGAATGCACAAACGGCTCGTTATTGA
- a CDS encoding DUF5723 family protein, which yields MKNLTLTFALLFLSFQISEAQQIPGLEFSNYGGLYRATYNPSVIGGPKHKFQINIISLGGSIKYRYFRFLGENSFLTPILASHSTKELYGRSRTMGSLTYKDPIYVVSEIRWPSAMISLGKYQGLALQLRTRGYVQGNNIPDPIQHIYFKRMDTGSTGAYEDQAWGNFDLVQQTFSDLSLTYGVQLLDLESHKLRIGATVKRVFGARVGYLTGSADSYSIRPLPGNAETTELVISDLSYETGYSAPTRKASIGKLMNSDQYGAGWGYDLGVSYELGSYWHKSKEVFDESPEYLIRFGASLTDVGSIRYRTSNTRVERGSQSETIIGQKELETISDRGPEGFMSLFPADTTTFFRKDVRLPQAVHLEADIQLVKGFFLNLSQTKRFKSRSGQPLDIYQPNSFTITPRFEDEDSDFAFPITFIRGNNRPSIGAVGHFGPIFLGFSSVNGILKSGGARGCMMYIGFTAWKLNRNKDKD from the coding sequence TTGAAAAATTTAACACTCACGTTCGCGCTATTATTTCTTTCATTTCAAATCAGCGAGGCGCAGCAGATTCCGGGTCTGGAATTCAGCAATTACGGAGGTCTGTACCGGGCGACTTATAATCCTTCGGTGATCGGAGGGCCCAAACATAAGTTTCAGATCAATATCATTTCACTCGGAGGGAGCATTAAGTATCGTTATTTCAGGTTTTTGGGTGAAAATTCCTTCCTGACGCCAATACTTGCCTCACATTCGACCAAAGAATTGTATGGCCGCTCCCGTACGATGGGGTCGCTTACCTACAAAGACCCGATTTATGTGGTGAGCGAAATTCGCTGGCCGTCAGCCATGATTTCGCTGGGCAAGTATCAGGGACTTGCATTGCAGCTGCGCACCAGAGGTTATGTACAGGGAAATAATATTCCGGACCCTATTCAGCATATTTATTTCAAAAGAATGGATACGGGTAGTACCGGTGCCTATGAGGATCAGGCCTGGGGTAATTTCGATTTGGTACAACAAACTTTTTCGGATCTCAGCCTCACTTACGGGGTACAGCTACTGGATCTGGAATCTCATAAATTGCGCATTGGAGCGACTGTAAAGCGTGTTTTTGGTGCGCGAGTGGGTTATTTGACGGGCTCGGCGGATAGTTACAGCATTCGTCCGCTACCAGGAAATGCAGAAACTACTGAACTTGTTATTTCTGATCTGTCCTACGAAACCGGGTATAGTGCCCCCACCCGGAAAGCAAGCATTGGCAAACTGATGAACTCCGATCAATATGGCGCAGGCTGGGGATATGACCTGGGTGTTTCATACGAATTGGGCTCCTATTGGCATAAATCCAAAGAAGTTTTCGACGAAAGTCCCGAGTACCTGATCCGGTTTGGTGCATCGCTCACCGACGTCGGGTCCATTCGCTACCGGACTTCCAACACGCGTGTGGAAAGAGGCAGCCAAAGCGAGACGATCATTGGGCAAAAGGAATTGGAAACCATTAGTGACCGTGGTCCGGAAGGTTTTATGAGTCTGTTTCCGGCTGATACCACCACTTTTTTCAGAAAAGACGTGCGTCTGCCGCAGGCTGTACACCTGGAAGCAGATATTCAGCTCGTCAAAGGATTTTTTCTGAACCTTTCGCAAACAAAACGTTTCAAAAGTCGATCGGGACAACCATTAGATATCTATCAGCCTAATTCTTTTACCATTACTCCGCGTTTTGAAGACGAAGATTCGGATTTTGCTTTTCCAATTACATTCATTCGTGGAAATAACCGTCCTTCTATCGGAGCAGTGGGGCATTTTGGCCCAATATTCCTGGGATTCAGCAGCGTAAATGGGATACTCAAAAGTGGCGGGGCAAGGGGGTGCATGATGTACATCGGGTTTACCGCCTGGAAATTGAACCGAAACAAAGACAAGGACTAA
- a CDS encoding CehA/McbA family metallohydrolase has protein sequence MRKTCTRILAIVFTPLLLLAQQHDHHPTPSVTTGVEAQPLLAQAMRLQEALSFSGNSLSTADAQRLKALSNNPLTSETVTGIQKILDPYCLNIVTINPEGRVKVDRGAARAVLTQGGWTSFLVKIHNEAGITAKLEAESPNGAKPYHSPSFESKVKKEHELTAGQVANRFLEVQIYANRPLQPNLSGLKLEYAVVQIYSKEAGKREAEIGYHVGQGSQDIGFRNATHILFDVKPAVKVKFQVKDHDGTPTMASFLITDSQEHASGKFKGIYPLPSRRVAAYDEYPDFFFQPQIYRKDGEHVQLPAGKYKVTFTRGPEYISQTKEITVPTNVDSINVSFELKRWIQMSKLGWYSADHHIHAAGCSHYDSPTEGVDPKDMFRQTMGEDLNMAANLAWGPSWYHQKTFFTAKDHPLSNKKNIMRNDVEVSGFPSSHSGHIVLLRIKEDDYPGTTTIEQWPSWTAPVLSWAKSQGGIVGYAHSGWGLEPMQRTGKIFNDIVPKMDGIGANEYIVTVTQNLVDFFSAGDTPAPWELNMYYHTLNCGFKPRLSGETDFPCITDARVGQARSYFKTNEPLNYDNYVAAIQSGRSYVSDGKSHIMDFAVNGSEAGVGNSEVSLKNTQSVFVTAKVAAYLPVTQDSIGAKIANSSILITPYWEIERARIAKSRKVRVELIVNGEAVDTTEVMANGEMTEVKFNYKINKSCWVALRVFPSSHSNPIFVTVDGKPIVEKKSAEWCLATLNQCWKMKEPNIRVEEKKAAEDAYEKARIVYRKIIDSQ, from the coding sequence ATGAGAAAAACATGTACACGCATTCTCGCCATTGTATTTACTCCCCTACTCCTGCTGGCCCAGCAACACGATCATCACCCGACACCTTCCGTAACAACAGGCGTTGAGGCGCAGCCGCTCCTGGCACAGGCAATGCGTTTGCAGGAAGCACTCTCGTTTTCGGGAAATTCTCTTTCCACAGCCGACGCGCAGCGACTGAAAGCATTAAGTAACAATCCTTTAACCAGTGAGACAGTAACCGGCATTCAGAAAATTCTGGATCCTTATTGCCTCAATATTGTCACTATTAACCCTGAGGGACGCGTAAAAGTGGATCGTGGCGCTGCCAGAGCTGTTTTGACTCAGGGCGGCTGGACGAGTTTCCTGGTCAAGATCCATAACGAAGCAGGCATTACTGCTAAGCTGGAAGCCGAGAGCCCCAATGGAGCGAAACCATACCATTCTCCGTCATTTGAATCGAAAGTAAAAAAAGAACACGAGCTGACTGCTGGCCAGGTTGCTAACCGGTTTCTGGAAGTACAGATTTACGCAAACAGACCTTTGCAGCCTAATTTGTCTGGTTTGAAACTGGAATACGCTGTGGTTCAGATCTATTCCAAAGAGGCTGGCAAGCGGGAAGCAGAGATTGGCTATCACGTAGGCCAGGGTTCGCAGGACATTGGTTTCAGAAATGCGACACACATTCTTTTTGATGTAAAACCAGCGGTGAAAGTCAAATTTCAAGTAAAAGATCATGACGGAACCCCTACTATGGCATCATTTCTGATCACTGACTCGCAAGAACATGCCTCCGGGAAGTTCAAAGGCATTTATCCGCTTCCTTCCCGCCGTGTTGCAGCCTACGACGAATACCCCGATTTCTTTTTTCAACCGCAGATTTACCGCAAAGACGGCGAGCATGTTCAGTTGCCAGCCGGCAAATATAAGGTAACTTTTACCCGTGGTCCGGAGTACATTAGTCAGACGAAGGAAATAACGGTACCAACCAACGTTGACTCCATAAATGTGTCATTTGAGTTAAAAAGATGGATACAGATGTCCAAATTGGGTTGGTATAGTGCTGATCATCACATTCACGCAGCCGGTTGCAGCCATTACGACAGCCCTACCGAGGGGGTGGATCCGAAAGATATGTTTCGGCAAACCATGGGTGAAGACCTGAATATGGCTGCGAATCTGGCCTGGGGGCCAAGCTGGTACCATCAGAAAACATTCTTTACAGCCAAGGATCATCCGTTGTCCAATAAGAAAAATATCATGCGCAATGATGTTGAGGTTTCGGGTTTTCCATCGTCACATTCTGGCCATATCGTGCTTTTGAGGATAAAAGAGGACGACTATCCAGGCACTACTACCATTGAGCAATGGCCCAGCTGGACAGCTCCCGTGCTTTCCTGGGCCAAATCGCAGGGCGGAATTGTGGGTTACGCGCATTCAGGCTGGGGATTGGAGCCAATGCAGCGAACCGGTAAGATATTCAATGATATAGTACCGAAAATGGATGGGATCGGTGCGAACGAATACATTGTTACCGTGACGCAAAATCTGGTTGACTTTTTCAGTGCCGGTGACACGCCAGCGCCCTGGGAGCTTAATATGTACTATCACACGCTGAACTGCGGATTTAAGCCCAGGCTCAGTGGAGAAACGGATTTCCCATGCATTACGGACGCGCGCGTAGGACAAGCAAGAAGTTATTTTAAAACGAATGAGCCGCTGAATTACGACAATTACGTGGCGGCTATCCAAAGTGGTCGGAGCTATGTTTCGGACGGAAAATCGCATATCATGGATTTTGCAGTAAACGGAAGCGAGGCGGGTGTAGGTAATAGTGAGGTTTCGTTAAAAAATACGCAATCAGTCTTTGTTACGGCGAAGGTGGCGGCATATTTGCCGGTAACGCAGGACAGTATCGGGGCGAAAATCGCTAATAGCTCCATCCTTATAACCCCTTATTGGGAGATTGAAAGAGCGAGAATCGCTAAATCCAGGAAGGTAAGAGTAGAATTGATCGTGAACGGGGAGGCTGTGGATACTACGGAAGTAATGGCGAATGGCGAAATGACGGAGGTAAAATTTAATTACAAGATCAATAAATCATGCTGGGTAGCGCTTCGGGTTTTCCCGAGTTCACATTCCAATCCGATTTTTGTAACAGTGGACGGTAAACCAATTGTAGAGAAAAAGAGCGCGGAATGGTGCCTTGCTACATTGAATCAATGCTGGAAAATGAAGGAGCCGAACATTCGGGTAGAGGAGAAGAAAGCAGCGGAAGATGCGTATGAAAAAGCGAGAATTGTATACCGCAAAATCATCGAC